Part of the Leishmania major strain Friedlin complete genome, chromosome 7 genome is shown below.
TCTATGTATTTCATGCGATTTGTGGCGTTGTTTGCGCGCTCTCCCGCCTTActtgtacgtgtgtgtgtgtgtgtgtgtgtgtgtatggagcgagggagagggtgggagggagtCTGCTTTCGGGTTTGGATGTTGCTGGTGTGATGCTCGTTAttcttttttcgtgtgtttgtgtgcgcgtgtctgcgttGTGTCTGGCGGCTTCTTGTCGTGAGAGTCGTGCGCGGGGCTCACGCCTGTGCGGGCAatccgcccctcccctccctcggACTCCTTTTTGTTCCCTCCAGTCGTgttgctctttctctcgtgtgtgcgtgtgtgcatccgTGGCGTagtcgcacgcgcgcacgcgcaagcACCTCGTCCaccctttcctctctctttcctttaCGTCTTGcttctttttgttgctgAATTTACGTAGCCCGCCTACGACAACTCGTCACTTTTCCTCCTTCCTGCCCTCCGTCCCTATCACGATGAGTACCACCACTCCGCCCTTGCCCATCTCTCTGcttccctcgccctctctgaGTGCCGTACACGTCTGCGTTGGCGGATCAtcatgcgcagcagcgctctcTTGTGCTTTCATGGTTCGATTTTGACTGTCTTTTTGTCCATCGGGGGCGCGCAGGCACCGACGTGGACGTCGCATGCGTGCACGCCTGCATGCACCCGTACACACCCGACTGCACCGAAAAACAAACCAAAATGACAACGGGCCATAGAGCAGACGAGCAGGGCGTCGTGGATGGGAGAAAAGTCGCCACCAGCCGGGATGCCGCGGAGCGAGGCCGTGGTAGCgaagcggggggaggggggctgggtctttttttttcgcctcTCCTCAACCcgcccgcctctccttccGCAAGAGTCCAACTCTTGTGCCCTCCCTTTATCACCGCTGGCGGCATGCACCTCACTCACCTGCACGCGCGGTGGCTGGTGTCGCTTCGCgtccgtgcgtgtgggcgctgccgcagcactcGAGGCTGGCGAAGAACAGCAACGACAACCAACAGTGCCCAGTGGCATGCCTGCATATTCGTAAGCGCGCCGACTGCTCGGACTCCTCGCCACTCCGCActtttttctcttcgttcCTTTAATGTTTCCGGCTGACCATCATCGACATCCTTCGtcatccctccctctccctcatccCCATCACCACTGCAATACACGACCACCTTCAGTAAGCACTTctcctgccccctcctccccacctcgCAGACCCCCACCCTCTGCGGCGGGCTGCCGTtgcgctcctctctcctgctgcaggcAAGCAGGCTTtagcgacgacggcgccataGGCCATCACGTACACCTAACGCGTACccaagacgcacacacacacatacatctATGTGCATAGGTGGGTGggtcgtgcgtgcgtgtgctgtgttGTGTTGTATGTACATGCCACGCCCCATCTCGACGACCTGACGTGGGCCTTTGCCGTTACATTAGACGACCTAACTGAGTTGAGTAACCGTAAATCGTGGACGGAGGTGGTTAGCTTGCTgcgcccgccccgccctccctgtgtgtgtgtgcttgtgtgtgtttgaTATCCTcccgcctccttcaccaACAGAGCAGGTGCCTTCGTtgggcacacagacacgcacagccagagacgcagacacagacaccaACGCTGCTTTCCTTCCTCCAACACATAACAGAGGGCATCACATCACTGCCGTCACAAAGCCACGCTTGCACACTACActggggtggtggcggcgggtgGCACTTGTGCCGTAGCGCATGCTGAGAGGAGAACGCAGGACTGAACCCTTTCCTCCACCGGTCAAGACCGGCTGTGTCCGCGCTTCCGTTccgtatatatatatatatataatcTTGTGGCTGCTGTTTCTCCGGCTCGTTGCCTTCTTTATTGGCCGCGGCTCCTCATAGACGCGCTCTTGCCATCACGACGGTCTTCGGTGTGCATCTTTAGGCTACTCCGAGGCCTGCAACACCACTTCGCCTATCTCTTGGCCGCCTTTCTTAACGCCCGCTCGTCCCTCCCCCTATCCcgagaagacgacgaggtgtgtgtgtgtgtgtctctctctctctctctcgctctcttcatCTGCCAAGCTCAagtctgtctgtctgtctcactctctcgctctctgcgtggAAGCGGAGCAGGCGAGTGCTGCCACGGTGTTTGCTGTAGAAGAGAGCACAACACACGTTCAACACAGAGAGGCAACCGGTaaacgtttttttttctggcGTCTCGTTGTGGCTGCGGCTCTCTTGTTGCGTGGCTGTGCGACTGCCGCCACTGCGACTGCCGCCAAGCGTTTCGTTTCCGTTTTTGAAGGGTTTTCCACGTTTCCTGTTGCGGTCGTCGCCATCACCTTCTTCTGCGTGTGTCACTCTCCTAAGATCAACTACCGTCTTTTCagtcgtgtgcgtgcgtgtgtgaagTGGCGTGTCCATTCCACTGTCCGGTCTGGCGTTTATAGCTCCTCTGCATTCTCTGGAGATTCGATGCGTCCTATCTTTATGGGACCCTACCCGACACGCTACTCGCGTGCTCGGTGCTGCACGACCGCGGCTGGCTTTGCTGCATCggcgcgcgccaccgccgccgtcgctgccacgaccacgaccacaGACGCCGtagctgccgcctccgctgctctcgctgcCATACCACCACTCCGTGCGCTGCACAAGATGCGCAAGCTTACTGACTCCCATATGCGGCGGCGATCTGTGACAGACGCCTTGCCTTacaccccttcctcctccgtcgccccaacgccgtcgtcgctgccgatgctAGCCGCTAGGGCCACagctgtgcaggcgctgaaCAGCCTGTCATTGCAGACAGCGCCCACCTCGACGCAGCTGGCCAGGCTGCCGGTGCGCATACTCACGCAACTTGTGCAATGGCGTCGGGCACGCAACTACCGTGCACCGGTGTTGGCGTCCGCGGCGGGCGACGCTGACTTGTGTGGCAGTCACTCCGGCACTTGGACTACCCGTGCCCAGCGCCGTGGGTTGGCAGCGCGTCTGCGCTCCGGCATCCGATGGGCGGCGGCAATGAAGGCGcttgaagcagcagcaaacaCACAGTCAGCGGCAACACCGTTGGTGTTGCTCGCAtccgcttctcctccctgCTCTTGCGGCACCGCGCAGTCGATCATCTCTGGCTCGGCGGCAGCCTCGGCGGACTCGTCTAGCACCGGGGCCGCTGTCACCGCCCCAGCCGGCTCGCTGCACacagcgaggcgctgctaCTCCTCTGCCGCTAGCGCAGACAGTCCAACCGCGGCCACGACAGCCGCATCTGCTACGCCACAGCCTGAGAGTGCCGCTTCGCGTGTGGCAGCTGACAGCGCTGTAAGCAAGGCGGGGTGCAGTGAGCACCGGCCAGATGAGCGCGagggcagcgcagccgacagcagcagcagcgtgcgcgagAGGTTCacggaggaagagaaggcgaaggaggatTGCGAGACAGCTGCGGTGCCGTCTTTCGCCGAGATCTATGATGCGTTCCGCACCCTTCAACTCATCCAGGATGATGGGCACGTTGTGCGCGAGTGGACGGCAACGCATGTGAAGCAGGCGTATCGGACACtggcgaagcagctgcaccctGACGTTGccggcggtgacgacgagCTGATGGAGCAGGTGAACACGTCCTACGACTTGCTCATGGGCTTGTccgcggagctggcggacaACTACCGCATGTGGCTGGAGACGGGTGGTgaggcagagctgcagctgcagcgcgctcaCGATCAACAGGATTTGCTCGGCTCTCGCTGGACGTCCCGTGAAGTGGAGCAGCTCATGATGGTTGGATGGTGCGCCACGCTATCTGGTTTCGCCATGTACGCTGTGTGGCGCGCTCTCTACGGCACCTCGCCAGTAGTCAACTCTGTGGGTGGTGCAGCTACTATTGGAGGCAGCGCTGTCGGTGGCTGCAGCAAGGTACATTGCAGCATCAACGTCGCGGGTGTGCACCCCGTTGCCACTCGACTGACGTTTCCGCGGGCAGGCGCAACAGTGTCGACGGCCGCGGGCGTGCAGTACGGCGTGGTGAGCATCGGCAACAGTGCGCTGTGGATGCCGCCGCATCTATCCTTCcagatgctgcagctggtgcgaACGGCCGTGTCGCGCTACGCcttggcggtggcgctcacGCTGGCGGCTTGGATGAACACCGtcatgctgcagcgcgttcTTCAGCGGATGctcatcggcggcggtggcgagagTGCAGGTTGAGGGAGCGCCGAGGGGAGGCGAagggacggcggcggcggcggcaagagTTAGAATCGTACTGAGAGGGGGCGAGAGCGATATAGAGCGTGAGGAAGCCCTGACGGCCCCCTTCGCtctcgctgttgctgctgccgccagcaccacatCTGCCCCTGTGctccctttcttctctctccctttctccgcGCCCTTCGTCAGTATCGAAGTGCCTGGTGCTTGTGCACGTGCAGAACGTGCTATCCTTATCCCTAgaccctcctcttcctcccttctctaCCCTTGCCAGCCGATTCGATTGGTGGAAAAGCATGAGAGGAGCGAAGGGTGAGGGTAAgagagcagcggtggcggataagggcgggtggtggtggtggtggtgatggtgctTCGTTTCAGCCAACTAGATGTCTCTGTCTTaacggtggtggcggctgcagtgAGGTGGTTGGCCAggtggtgatgatgatgcTGGTGTTGGCGGCACTGGTAGAGGTCGACCCGCGTTCATGgtgccttttcttttttccctCAGTGCGACAGAGCACCATCATGACGGATAGCGGTGACTTGTAACAACTGCCGcggctggtggtggtggtgttggtggtggtggtggtgctgctgcagctgctccgcatAGGCTTCCTCTTCCACTAGTTCTTTGCATGGTCGGCGTCTCACATctatacacatatacacatatatacatatatatatatatagacagacagacaatatacatgtgtgtgtgtatatgtaaATGACGTTATGCTTTTTATTATCTTTAATTTTAATTTCGTATGTGGCTGCGTGCCTTTTGCGGTGAAGTGTCTccttgcttctctctgcgacggtggccccctccctccccctccccccgatGACGGAGGGACACttcagtgcgtggtatctAAGGTTCCAGTGCCTACTCTGTGTCAGGGAGGCCAGAGCGAGTCATCGATGTGGATGCTCGCGGTCACACCCTGGATGGTGCTTCATCGGAGAGACCTGCGATAGCGAGCCCGCTTGCAccatccacatgatgggcaaAAAGTGTCCGCGTGGCTCGAGCGTATGCCAtacccggccctcgcaccgactgctggtgtggggtGCCTGAGAGGCGCCCTGCTAggcagggggtgggtgggcagcGTTTGAGGCAGAGACCCTGCTCAGATGGCTGCGTTGGCGCATTGCTGCAACACACGCGTGTTtcccgctgcttcgcaccaggCGATGGGGCGGTCGTGACGAGCCGGGGCTCGAGAGGGGAGTGGAGCTCCGGTTCTACGGCAAGCATCGGGCGGAGGGGCACAGTTACGCTACACGGTTATAACTCttgttgtttttgttttcctctTGTTGATAAACGGagttttgtgtgtgtctgtctctgttTCGTTCTGGGAGTCTCTGCGTCTTGTCTTTACTACGGGCCCGCCCCCTCTCCGTGGTTCTCCATGCTCCCTCCTGTGTCCTCGCACTCGCGTCGGAATCCGACGTTCGATAGAGCATCTCGTGCATCTGTGGAAAGgtctgcctgtgtgtatggggggggggcgcgtgtgcttgAGAGACAAGTTTTCTTGTCTCGCCGTTGCTCGTGCGGGAGTCGGTCGACACACCGACCAGCACATCTGCTGTGAGCGGATCCGCGTaggtgagggaggggtgggggtgttGGAAGGCGTTTGCGGTCGctgtctcgctcgctcgctttCTTGCAGTTTTCCGTCCCTTCCTCCCGCGCACCCCTCacgtttgttgttgtgttttTGTGATGGCCCCTCCCGTGCCCGTCCGTGCTCGCACACGCTTCTCACTCCTGCGTTCCACTTGCAGCGGATCCGTCCTACATGGGCAATCCAGCAAGTCGTGGCACTGTggtcatcatcatcatctctcctctttccttttgCTGGTCCATTCTCCGCCGATCCCCGCATCAACGGctcacacacaaacacacacacacacacacattcgcATGTGTCTCCCTGTGTTCTTCCTctacgacgacgaccaccgcgATGCCCAGTCACATCGCTATCGGATACGCGCTGGCATCGCTGTACAACCAGCCGCGCCTCTGTGTAAGACTGAACACCCTCACCCACACGTaaacgcagagagagagaggcgcacaagGAGGTGCGAAGCATTCAGACCCGACATGTCGTgtgccacacgcacgcatacacacgcacactgcCTCacagcccccacccctct
Proteins encoded:
- a CDS encoding DNAJ-domain transmembrane-like protein; the protein is MKALEAAANTQSAATPLVLLASASPPCSCGTAQSIISGSAAASADSSSTGAAVTAPAGSLHTARRCYSSAASADSPTAATTAASATPQPESAASRVAADSAVSKAGCSEHRPDEREGSAADSSSSVRERFTEEEKAKEDCETAAVPSFAEIYDAFRTLQLIQDDGHVVREWTATHVKQAYRTLAKQLHPDVAGGDDELMEQVNTSYDLLMGLSAELADNYRMWLETGGEAELQLQRAHDQQDLLGSRWTSREVEQLMMVGWCATLSGFAMYAVWRALYGTSPVVNSVGGAATIGGSAVGGCSKVHCSINVAGVHPVATRLTFPRAGATVSTAAGVQYGVVSIGNSALWMPPHLSFQMLQLVRTAVSRYALAVALTLAAWMNTVMLQRVLQRMLIGGGGESAG